In the genome of Bacteroidota bacterium, the window TGCTGGAATAAGCTATCTGAAATTGGGTGAATATGACAATGCCATTAAGTATCTGAAAAAATTTGATTCTAATGATGACAAGTTAGTAGGTGCGCTGGTATTGGCTTGTATTGGAGATGCTTATGTAGAAAAAGCTGATTTCAAAGAAGGACTTAATTATTATAAGCAAGCCATTGATTATAGCATCAACGACCTTACAACCCCGATTCATGTGCAAAAAGCATTGAATGTTTATATAGAGCTAAAACAATATGACGATGCTCTTCAACTCATTGACAGAATGACAAAAGAGGAAAACATCTCTGATGATTTCAAGAAAGAGTTACAGAAATATCAGGGTTTTATAGAAGCTAAATCAGGAAAATACAATCCGGATGTCAACAAAAAATAAAAACCTCTCTGAGTTCGAAAATCTACCCCATGCCGGAACCGCACGTTTCGGCATTGTTGTATCTGAATGGAACGAGGAAATTACTTCAAAGCTGTATCAGGGTGCTTATGAAACGTTGATTCAGTCCGGTTGTTCGGAGAAGCATATCAAGACAGTTAAGGTGCCGGGAAGTTTTGAATTACCTTTGGCAGCACAAAAATTAGCGGAATCTTCTTTTATTGATGCCGTGATTTGTATAGGTTGTGTGATTCAAGGCGAAACCCCTCATTTTGATTTTGTGTGCAATTCCTGCGCGAATGGTATTATGGAAGTGAGCCTTAAATTTAACAAACCTATCTCATTTGGCGTTCTTACTACACTCAATCAGCAACAAGCCGAAGACAGAGCCGGAGGAAAATATGGTAATAAAGGCGTAGAAGCTGCCGTTACCGCTTTGAAGATGCTGAATTCATTGAAAAACTAAATCATTTTATCTGTTTGGCATATTCTTTTCTGTTCAGATTCCCTAAAATTGCAGAACGTATGAGACATATTCATAAAACGCTTTCCTTAATAACATTGGTGTTATTTTCTGCTGTAGCGCAAACTCAGGATTTAATTAAATTTTCTGACCCTGAACTCATGGTAGATAATTTTTTCATTCAAGACAGTGCATGGGTTATTACAACCAAAAACAAAAGAGCATTTTATTATGAAGCCAAAGATAAAAAGGATATTAGCAACTTGGACGTTTATACTTGGAAATACACCCTCTCTGATTCTAAATTCGCAGGTAATGTATGGCTTGACAAAGACAATGTATATTTTGTAAATGTCAATAATGTGGAGCGTGTCAATAAAAAAGACGGTGCTTTGATTGATGAATTACCCTTTGCCAATATTGACAATGCACCCTATTCTGACGGAAAACATGTGTATCTGATTGCAGATTACAAAGGCAAGAGGTCGCAAATTTGTTATTATTTGAAGAAAAAGAAAATTGTC includes:
- the ribH gene encoding 6,7-dimethyl-8-ribityllumazine synthase encodes the protein MSTKNKNLSEFENLPHAGTARFGIVVSEWNEEITSKLYQGAYETLIQSGCSEKHIKTVKVPGSFELPLAAQKLAESSFIDAVICIGCVIQGETPHFDFVCNSCANGIMEVSLKFNKPISFGVLTTLNQQQAEDRAGGKYGNKGVEAAVTALKMLNSLKN